A region of Candidatus Methylomirabilota bacterium DNA encodes the following proteins:
- a CDS encoding HNH endonuclease produces the protein MRAYVAVTDRDWYRFLRDRPDLDEVNFWQPGGNRLFGTLKPGEPFLFKLHYPENVIAGGGFFTHASLLDASIAWDAFDQKNGAPSYPEMCRRIDKYRRAPVGPHAQYTIGCIILQEPFFFRERDWIPAPADFSRNIVQGKTYDLESGTGRQLWEAALERYRFTRASASAEPEGPVQGRVVPVWQRLGQGAFRVLVTDTYERRCAVTREKALPVLEAAHIQPVAEGGPHSVSNGLLLRSDVHTLYDRGYVTIAPDLRFRVSRRLKKDFDNGEHYYQLDGSTIWVPRGADERPRRELLEWHADTVFRG, from the coding sequence GTGCGCGCTTACGTTGCCGTCACGGACCGGGACTGGTACCGCTTCCTGCGGGACCGCCCCGATCTGGACGAGGTGAACTTTTGGCAGCCCGGCGGCAACCGGTTGTTCGGAACGCTCAAGCCCGGCGAACCCTTCCTGTTCAAGCTCCACTACCCAGAGAACGTCATTGCCGGCGGAGGCTTCTTCACGCATGCCTCGCTGCTTGATGCCAGCATTGCCTGGGACGCGTTCGACCAGAAGAACGGGGCGCCCTCGTATCCCGAGATGTGCCGGCGGATTGACAAGTATCGCCGGGCACCCGTGGGTCCGCATGCGCAGTACACGATCGGCTGCATCATCCTGCAAGAGCCCTTCTTCTTCCGTGAGCGTGACTGGATCCCAGCCCCGGCTGATTTCAGCCGGAACATTGTCCAGGGCAAGACATACGATCTCGAATCAGGCACGGGCCGTCAGCTGTGGGAAGCTGCGCTCGAGCGCTATCGTTTCACTCGAGCGTCCGCTAGCGCCGAACCTGAGGGGCCCGTGCAGGGCCGAGTCGTCCCGGTGTGGCAGCGGCTGGGGCAGGGTGCGTTCCGCGTGCTCGTCACCGACACGTATGAGCGGCGGTGCGCGGTGACACGCGAGAAGGCCTTGCCCGTCCTTGAGGCCGCGCATATCCAGCCGGTTGCCGAAGGTGGACCACACAGCGTCAGCAACGGGTTACTGCTCCGCTCCGACGTCCATACGCTCTACGATCGCGGGTACGTGACCATCGCGCCCGACCTTCGGTTCCGTGTCAGCCGCCGGCTCAAGAAGGACTTCGACAACGGCGAGCACTACTATCAGCTAGACGGCAGCACCATCTGGGTGCCGCGAGGGGCTGATGAGCGCCCCAGGCGCGAGCTGCTCGAATGGCACGCCGACACGGTGTTCCGTGGCTAG
- a CDS encoding DUF6569 family protein: MPTVADVEIIAKTLGSILAGQPQRHGALTVIPILAPMQTEPEWVTLAEAGDRVRITEVDEEGSVPDLRVANLGDLPLLLLDGEQLVGAKQNRILNMTVLVAAQSVEQA; the protein is encoded by the coding sequence ATGCCCACAGTCGCCGACGTCGAGATCATCGCGAAGACCCTCGGCAGCATCCTGGCCGGCCAGCCCCAGCGCCACGGCGCGCTGACCGTGATCCCAATCCTGGCGCCCATGCAGACGGAGCCCGAGTGGGTCACCCTGGCCGAGGCCGGGGACCGCGTACGCATCACGGAGGTGGACGAGGAGGGCTCCGTGCCCGACCTCCGGGTGGCCAACCTGGGGGACCTGCCCCTGCTGCTCCTGGACGGCGAGCAGCTGGTGGGCGCCAAGCAGAACCGCATCCTGAACATGACCGTGCTGGTGGCGGCGCAGAGCGTGGAACAAGCCTGA
- a CDS encoding DUF4926 domain-containing protein, translating to MSYQVLDTIVLDRDLPQHGLRKGDLGSVVEVYEADGLEVEFVTASGRSAALLTLNDRDVRPVSDDDLVSVRPCHRSA from the coding sequence ATGAGTTACCAGGTTCTCGATACCATCGTTCTCGATCGTGACCTACCTCAGCACGGGTTGCGCAAGGGCGATCTCGGCTCGGTGGTGGAAGTCTACGAGGCCGATGGGCTCGAGGTCGAGTTTGTAACCGCGTCCGGGCGAAGCGCGGCGCTGTTGACGCTGAACGACCGGGACGTGCGCCCGGTGTCAGATGACGACTTGGTATCTGTCAGACCCTGCCATCGCTCGGCTTGA
- a CDS encoding type II toxin-antitoxin system MqsA family antitoxin, with product MECVICKRGETRPGIATVTVKHDSTVLVIKGVPADVCANCGEEYVGEATTAHLLRTAEEVSRAGVEVDVREYVGP from the coding sequence ATGGAATGCGTGATTTGTAAGCGCGGCGAGACCCGCCCGGGCATTGCTACGGTCACCGTAAAGCACGACTCCACGGTCTTGGTGATCAAGGGAGTTCCCGCCGACGTCTGCGCCAACTGCGGTGAAGAGTACGTCGGTGAAGCCACGACGGCGCACCTGTTGCGCACCGCTGAAGAGGTGTCGCGGGCGGGCGTTGAGGTAGACGTGCGCGAGTACGTGGGGCCGTGA
- a CDS encoding HigA family addiction module antitoxin, protein MARMAIPPGEHLAEELKALHMSAAELARQLNVPTNRVTGILNGRRAITGDTALRLGHFFHTNPEFWLNLQTLYDLRLAEGKVGKTLKTLRTLRHWKSRQRRHSPHAVARG, encoded by the coding sequence ATGGCACGCATGGCAATCCCCCCTGGCGAGCATCTCGCCGAAGAACTGAAGGCGCTCCACATGAGCGCTGCCGAGCTCGCACGCCAGCTGAATGTGCCGACCAATCGCGTAACCGGGATCCTCAATGGCCGGCGGGCCATTACCGGCGATACCGCGCTACGCCTCGGTCATTTCTTCCACACGAACCCCGAGTTCTGGCTCAACCTGCAAACCCTCTACGACCTGCGTCTCGCCGAGGGGAAGGTGGGGAAGACCCTCAAGACACTGCGCACGCTTCGGCATTGGAAGAGTAGGCAACGCCGCCATTCCCCCCATGCGGTTGCGCGCGGTTGA
- a CDS encoding type II toxin-antitoxin system RelE/ParE family toxin, with protein sequence MILGYRDKRTRAFAAGRRVKAFSAIERSAQLKLDRLEAATALKDVAGLPGNRFEALSGDREGQYSIRINDQWRICFEWPDGSAGPVNVEIVDYH encoded by the coding sequence GTGATCCTCGGGTATCGAGACAAACGAACCAGGGCCTTCGCCGCCGGCAGGCGAGTCAAGGCGTTCTCCGCGATTGAGCGGTCCGCGCAGCTCAAGCTCGACCGTCTCGAGGCGGCTACGGCACTCAAGGACGTTGCTGGGTTACCGGGCAACCGTTTCGAGGCGCTGAGCGGCGACCGAGAGGGCCAGTACAGCATTCGCATCAACGACCAATGGCGGATATGTTTCGAATGGCCAGACGGTTCGGCCGGGCCCGTCAATGTCGAAATCGTGGACTATCACTAG
- a CDS encoding nitrilase-related carbon-nitrogen hydrolase: MARYLKIAAAQMGPNQEGASRDEIVERMLALLADAVHQGVELIAYPEMALTTYFPKRIRKDFDQFFETEVPPKALEPLLRRAAEARVAVHVGFCEKADGKYFNTALLTDRDGRLCGTFRKIHLPGTKAADGFAQVYEPYYFEHGDTGYKVFEACGAKVGIAICQDRRYPESYRCLALQGAEVILIGYNTPLSALALDLNELCLRSGAYANACFVVGIAKAGVEDGVELIGGSCIVNPLGQVMAKATTTGDELVIARLDLDQMAPVRKRWNFLGRRQPQHYAAVLTPVTEKEPHR, translated from the coding sequence ATGGCCCGCTATCTGAAGATCGCCGCAGCCCAGATGGGCCCGAACCAGGAGGGCGCGAGCCGCGACGAGATCGTCGAGCGCATGCTCGCCCTGCTTGCCGATGCCGTTCACCAAGGCGTCGAGCTGATCGCGTATCCCGAGATGGCGCTGACCACCTACTTCCCGAAGCGTATCCGGAAAGACTTCGACCAGTTCTTCGAGACGGAGGTTCCTCCCAAGGCCCTCGAGCCCCTGCTCCGGCGCGCGGCCGAGGCCCGCGTGGCGGTCCACGTGGGCTTCTGCGAGAAGGCGGACGGGAAGTACTTCAACACCGCCCTCCTCACCGACCGCGATGGCCGGCTCTGCGGCACGTTCCGGAAGATCCACCTGCCCGGCACGAAGGCGGCGGACGGTTTCGCGCAGGTGTACGAGCCCTACTACTTCGAGCACGGCGACACCGGCTACAAGGTCTTCGAGGCGTGCGGCGCGAAGGTCGGTATCGCGATCTGCCAGGACCGGCGCTATCCGGAGAGCTACCGGTGCCTGGCTCTCCAGGGCGCCGAGGTCATCCTGATCGGCTACAACACCCCGCTCTCGGCGCTGGCGCTCGACCTCAACGAGCTCTGCCTGCGCTCCGGCGCGTACGCGAACGCGTGCTTCGTGGTGGGCATCGCCAAGGCCGGCGTGGAGGACGGCGTCGAGCTGATCGGCGGCAGCTGCATCGTGAACCCGCTCGGCCAGGTGATGGCCAAGGCGACGACGACCGGCGACGAGCTCGTGATCGCCCGCCTGGACCTCGACCAGATGGCGCCCGTCCGCAAGCGGTGGAACTTCCTCGGCCGGCGGCAGCCCCAGCACTACGCGGCCGTGCTCACGCCCGTGACCGAGAAGGAGCCGCACCGATGA
- a CDS encoding amidohydrolase family protein codes for MTAGVDLIVRGGQVVTASDVVETAVAIKGDRIVALGSEALLPPADRVIDASGKYVLPGLIDCHLHIGPEYDDWKTAPLAAARTGLTTLLPFVVCDEGETLPKALVRLREEAQALSVLDFGFHFILNHEPAILDGLPEAVRLGVTSFKLFMTYKKRGKRMVSDEFIAKTMERLSPLGGLCQLHCENGDILCYLEDKAIAEGRTAPTDFPATCPDWTEEEAINRAILIGRLTDCPVYVVHLSTKVGLERIVRAQGDGQRVWAETCPQYLLLTDTEMERLGPFAKIGPPLRPSGGPDRAALWAGLERGFVSTVASDHSPRVPAAKEPGWKNIFVDAEGKPIPFGAPSLETLVALVYTEGVANRHLPMTWMARVLSENPARIFGLYPRKGVIRVGADADLTIWDPEPAWTIERTQHLGIAGFTPYEGWPARGRPWMTLVRGQTVLGPDGAIEQKPGFGCYLPRGGPQAPIAGRVR; via the coding sequence ATGACGGCCGGCGTGGACCTGATCGTCCGTGGCGGGCAGGTCGTCACCGCCTCCGACGTCGTGGAGACGGCGGTGGCGATCAAGGGAGACCGGATCGTCGCTCTCGGGTCCGAGGCGCTCCTGCCGCCCGCCGATCGGGTCATCGACGCCTCCGGCAAGTACGTCCTGCCCGGGCTCATCGACTGCCACCTCCACATCGGGCCGGAGTACGACGACTGGAAGACGGCGCCGCTCGCCGCAGCCCGCACGGGGCTTACGACGCTCCTGCCCTTCGTCGTGTGCGACGAGGGTGAGACGCTGCCGAAGGCGCTGGTCCGGCTGCGCGAGGAGGCGCAGGCCCTCTCCGTGCTCGACTTCGGCTTCCACTTCATCCTGAACCACGAGCCGGCGATCCTGGACGGCCTCCCCGAAGCCGTGCGGCTCGGGGTGACCTCGTTCAAGCTGTTCATGACGTACAAGAAGCGCGGCAAGCGCATGGTCTCCGACGAGTTCATCGCGAAGACGATGGAGCGCCTGAGCCCTCTCGGCGGCCTCTGCCAGCTCCACTGCGAGAACGGCGACATCCTCTGCTACCTGGAGGACAAGGCGATCGCCGAGGGCCGCACGGCCCCGACGGACTTCCCCGCAACGTGCCCGGACTGGACGGAGGAGGAGGCGATCAACCGCGCGATCCTCATCGGGCGGTTGACCGATTGCCCCGTCTATGTCGTTCATCTCTCGACCAAGGTCGGGCTCGAGCGCATCGTGCGGGCCCAAGGAGACGGGCAGAGGGTGTGGGCGGAGACCTGTCCGCAGTATCTCCTCCTCACGGACACGGAGATGGAGCGCCTGGGGCCCTTCGCGAAGATCGGTCCGCCGCTCAGGCCCTCCGGCGGTCCCGACCGCGCGGCGCTCTGGGCGGGCTTGGAGCGGGGCTTCGTCTCGACGGTCGCCAGCGATCACTCCCCTCGGGTGCCGGCCGCCAAGGAGCCGGGATGGAAGAACATCTTCGTCGACGCGGAGGGGAAGCCGATTCCCTTCGGCGCCCCGTCGCTCGAGACACTGGTGGCGCTCGTCTACACCGAGGGCGTGGCCAACCGTCATCTCCCGATGACCTGGATGGCGCGCGTGCTGTCCGAGAACCCGGCCCGCATCTTCGGCCTCTATCCACGCAAGGGCGTGATCCGTGTGGGCGCGGACGCGGACCTCACGATCTGGGACCCCGAGCCGGCGTGGACGATCGAGCGCACGCAGCATCTCGGGATCGCGGGCTTCACGCCTTACGAGGGCTGGCCGGCGCGCGGCAGGCCGTGGATGACGCTCGTGCGGGGCCAGACGGTGCTCGGCCCCGATGGCGCCATCGAGCAGAAGCCGGGCTTCGGATGCTACCTGCCGCGGGGCGGGCCGCAGGCTCCCATCGCTGGAAGGGTCCGCTGA
- a CDS encoding MmgE/PrpD family protein yields MDYLDRLARFVEETRLPALPASAIAAGKLVLLDTLGAIVAGSALDENRRLAGLAAARARHGEATLLGHNEKADAYWAALTNATAGVALEVDEGNRLGGGHPAIHVVPGVLAMAEERQLGGGRLLEALIAGYEVGSRLGGATTVRPNVHSHGTWGTISTAAAVAALEGAPATTVREVMNLAASMSPANTWTPALEGATIRNLYPGRAAFQGILAVDLQRAGFTGLSDAPSDVYGTILAERFDGALALEGLGERYRIEQNYFKLHACCRFNHFALDTVMALARDHRLAWDEVTKVQVTTIPFGLRMADPAPTSRLAAKFSIPWAVAAALVLGRADLAAFEPAVLDDARIRALARRVEVTADAEMSPRRTDHPTAHVRITLRDGRALMASTTVVRGDAVDPVPESEIVEKFAALTAPVLGDAQARRVVEAVHEIETLKDVRDLGALLVPALRTPFRIPPVRIQGGSL; encoded by the coding sequence ATGGACTACCTGGACCGCCTCGCTCGCTTCGTGGAGGAGACGCGGCTCCCGGCGCTGCCGGCGAGCGCGATCGCCGCCGGGAAGCTCGTGCTGCTCGACACGCTCGGGGCGATCGTGGCAGGGAGCGCGCTCGACGAGAACCGGCGTCTCGCCGGACTCGCCGCCGCGCGCGCGCGGCACGGCGAGGCCACGCTGCTCGGCCACAACGAGAAGGCCGACGCCTACTGGGCGGCGCTGACCAACGCGACGGCGGGGGTAGCGCTCGAGGTGGACGAGGGGAACCGCCTGGGCGGCGGCCATCCCGCCATCCATGTGGTGCCGGGCGTTCTTGCCATGGCGGAAGAGCGGCAGCTCGGCGGGGGCCGGCTGCTCGAGGCGCTGATCGCGGGCTACGAGGTCGGCTCGCGCCTCGGCGGCGCCACCACCGTCCGTCCCAACGTGCACTCGCACGGCACGTGGGGGACGATCAGCACGGCGGCTGCCGTCGCCGCGCTAGAGGGCGCTCCGGCGACGACGGTGCGAGAGGTGATGAACCTCGCGGCGTCGATGAGCCCCGCGAACACGTGGACGCCCGCGCTCGAAGGGGCGACGATCCGCAACCTCTACCCCGGGCGCGCCGCCTTCCAGGGCATCCTGGCCGTCGACCTGCAGCGCGCCGGCTTCACCGGGCTCTCCGACGCGCCCTCCGACGTGTACGGCACGATCCTGGCCGAGCGCTTTGACGGCGCCCTCGCGCTCGAGGGACTCGGCGAGCGATACCGCATCGAGCAGAATTATTTCAAGCTCCACGCCTGCTGCCGATTCAACCACTTCGCCCTCGACACGGTGATGGCGCTCGCGCGCGACCATCGGCTCGCCTGGGACGAGGTGACGAAGGTCCAGGTGACCACGATCCCGTTCGGCCTCCGCATGGCCGATCCCGCGCCGACGAGCCGGCTCGCGGCGAAGTTCTCGATTCCGTGGGCGGTGGCGGCGGCGCTCGTGCTCGGCCGGGCGGACCTCGCCGCCTTCGAGCCCGCCGTCCTCGACGACGCCCGGATCCGCGCGCTCGCCCGGCGGGTCGAGGTCACGGCCGATGCCGAAATGTCGCCGCGGCGCACCGACCATCCCACCGCCCACGTGCGCATCACGCTCCGCGACGGGCGGGCGCTCATGGCCTCGACCACCGTGGTCCGCGGCGATGCGGTGGACCCGGTCCCGGAGTCGGAGATCGTGGAGAAGTTCGCCGCGCTGACGGCGCCGGTGCTCGGCGACGCCCAGGCCCGCCGGGTGGTGGAGGCGGTCCACGAGATCGAGACTCTCAAGGACGTGCGCGACCTCGGCGCGCTCCTGGTCCCCGCGCTCCGAACCCCTTTCCGCATCCCCCCGGTTCGCATCCAAGGAGGCTCATTATGA
- a CDS encoding transporter substrate-binding domain-containing protein, which yields MMQRRFAAIAVAALLCAGPALAPVFAQDKLPPLKTGVDGTFAPHAMPKLGGGVEGFQIDLFTEVARRMKREITIDAVSFSTLIPGMQSGRYDFIAAPTTVTKERAENMLFTAGYLWTAYQFGIKKGSAPIKDWADLKGKSVAVNKGTPYETLSKAKGAELGFTVQAYDTQPDATQAVLSGRAYATLGGNTTIVYAASKNPQFVADLELTDTRAHWAAPVPKNNPKLRAELQDALDCMKKDGTIARLSEKWFGRKPPADGLEVVITPGYGPPGMPGYDPTPHELHCN from the coding sequence ATGATGCAACGTCGCTTTGCCGCCATTGCGGTGGCAGCTCTTCTCTGCGCGGGTCCCGCGCTCGCCCCCGTATTCGCCCAAGACAAACTTCCACCGCTCAAGACCGGCGTCGACGGCACCTTCGCCCCGCACGCCATGCCCAAGCTGGGCGGCGGCGTCGAGGGCTTCCAGATCGACCTCTTCACCGAGGTCGCGCGCCGCATGAAGCGCGAGATCACGATCGACGCAGTGAGCTTCTCGACCCTGATTCCGGGCATGCAGTCCGGCCGCTACGACTTCATCGCCGCGCCGACGACGGTGACCAAGGAGCGGGCGGAGAACATGCTGTTCACCGCGGGGTACCTGTGGACCGCGTACCAGTTCGGCATCAAGAAAGGCTCGGCGCCGATCAAGGACTGGGCCGATCTCAAGGGCAAGTCGGTGGCCGTCAACAAGGGCACGCCCTACGAGACGCTGTCCAAGGCTAAGGGCGCCGAGCTCGGCTTCACGGTGCAGGCCTATGACACCCAGCCGGACGCCACGCAGGCGGTCCTCTCGGGCCGCGCCTATGCGACTCTCGGCGGCAACACCACCATCGTCTACGCCGCGTCGAAGAACCCGCAGTTCGTGGCCGACCTCGAGCTCACGGACACGCGCGCCCACTGGGCGGCGCCGGTGCCCAAGAACAACCCGAAGCTCCGCGCCGAGCTCCAGGATGCGCTCGACTGCATGAAGAAGGACGGCACGATCGCCAGGCTTTCCGAGAAGTGGTTTGGCCGCAAGCCGCCGGCCGACGGCCTCGAGGTGGTCATCACGCCGGGCTACGGCCCGCCGGGCATGCCGGGCTACGACCCGACGCCGCACGAGCTCCACTGCAACTGA